A region of Arabidopsis thaliana chromosome 5, partial sequence DNA encodes the following proteins:
- a CDS encoding RNA recognition motif (RRM)-containing protein yields MWPRTEEEKRRERHCGFVAFMNRADGEAAKEKMQGIIVYEYELKIGWGKVVFLPSQALPAPPPGHMAIRSKEGCNLIFSVTSGPPMNSVPNQNSELVLTPNVPDITVISPEDEHLKQIIDTMALNVLDGGCAFEQAIMERGRGNPLFNFLFELGSKEHTYYVWRLYSFAQGDTLQRWRTEPYIMIAGSGRWIPPPLPATRSPEHGKESRGTYAAGKSRCTEAEQTLTDSQRDEFEDMLRALTLERSQIREAMGFALDNAEAAGEVVEVLTESLTLKETSIPTKVARLMLVSDIIHNSSARVKNASAYRTKFEATLPDIMESFNDLYHSVHGRITAEALRVIPESKYSSYVVLYPLKFCSHSYFVQERVLKVLQVWADWFLFSDAYINGLRATFLRSRNFGVTSFHSICGDAPDIEKKGLIGNMNDADKINQDAALAMGEGAARQELMNRPISELERRCRHNGLSLLGGREMMVARLVCLKDAEKQRGYEVVDENAKYRQGHSTWEEVNIEPKRMKTSYDKVETEEPVDLASTIPIPQPELKAFVKKEKIDLILPTSRWAREDDETDDEQKKSYSSGSDNAGGITFKTDEEDLKADPSVRVQPENEIDVEQRQKLRHIEIALIEYRESLEEQGMKNSEEIERKVAIHRKRLEADGLSGNQRVLPEKREKREDSRDSSRKRNRSESQNRSQSPPQKSLTRERVRDHDLDKDRHRDRDRQQHDLDKDRKRRAKSSSRERDDHDRSRERDRDWRRRGMR; encoded by the exons ATGTGGCCAAGAACAGAGGAGGAGAAAAGGCGAGAAAGGCATTGTGGCTTTGTTGCTTTCATGAATAGAGCCGACGGAGAAGctgcaaaagagaaaatgcAAG GGATCATTGTGTATGAGTATGAGCTGAAAATTGGATGGGGTAAAGTAGTTTTTCTGCCATCACAAGCACTACCAGCTCCACCTCCTGGGCATATGGCAATCCGGAGTAAGGAG GGCTgcaatttaattttttctgttaCATCGGGTCCACCAATGAATTCCgttccaaatcaaaattctgAGCTG GTTCTTACCCCAAATGTTCCGGATATCACTGTTATTTCTCCTGAGGACGAGCACCTCAAACAGATTATAGATACAATGGCCCTTAATGTACTGGACGGTGGATGCGCTTTTGAACAAGCTATTATGGAGAGGGGGCGTGGTAATCCACTTTTTAACTTCTTGTTTGAGCTGGGCTCGAAGGAGCATACCTACTATGTCTGGAGGCTCTATTCCTTTGCTCAG GGTGATACCCTTCAAAGGTGGAGAACAGAGCCGTATATCATGATAGCTGGAAGTGGAAG ATGGATTCCGCCACCGCTGCCTGCAACTAGGAGCCCAGAGCATGGAAAAGAGTCTAGAGGCACATACGCAGCAGGGAAAAGCAGG TGCACGGAAGCTGAGCAAACTCTAACCGATTCCCAAAGGGATGAATTTGAGGACATGTTGCGCGCTCTAACTTTAGAAAGGAGTCAAATCAGAGAAGCTATGGGGTTTGCTTTGGATAACGCAGAGGCAGCTGGTGAG GTTGTTGAAGTTCTGACTGAGTCGTTGACCCTGAAAGAGACATCAATTCCCACTAAAGTTGCAAGACTCATGCTTGTGTCTGACATTATTCATAATAGCAGCGCTCGGGTTAAAAATGCCTCTGCATACCGGACAAAATTCGAAGCAACATTACCTGATATAATGGAAAGCTTCAACGATCTATACCACAGCGTACATGGAAGGATTACCGCGGAGGCTCTTAGAGTAATCCCAGAAAGCAAATATTCTTCTTATGTTGTTCTTTACCCTCTCAAGTTCTGTTCTCATTCTTACTTTGTGCAGGAACGAGTACTAAAAGTACTGCAGGTATGGGCAGACTGGTTTCTCTTCTCAGATGCATATATAAATGGGCTACGGGCCACATTTCTCCGGTCAAGAAACTTTGGTGTTACCTCGTTTCATTCTATCTGTGGTGATGCGCCTGATATAGAGAAGAAAGGTCTGATAGGCAATATGAACGATGCTGATAAGATCAATCAAGACGCTGCACTGGCAATGGGTGAAGGAGCTGCAAGGCAAGAGCTAATGAATCGACCAATTTCAGAGCTTGAAAGGCGCTGCAGACACAACGGTCTATCACTTTTAGGGGGTAGAGAGATGATGGTTGCTCGGCTGGTATGTCTGAAAGATGCAGAGAAACAACGTGGCTATGAAGTAGTAGATGAAAATGCAAAGTATCGACAGGGACATTCAACTTGGGAAGAAGTTAACATTGAGCCTAAGCGGATGAAAACCAGCTATGATAAAGTGGAAACTGAAGAGCCTGTGGATCTGGCCTCGACAATACCAATCCCACAGCCGGAGCTAAAAGCCTTTgtaaagaaggagaaaattgACCTCATTCTACCAACTTCCAGATGGGcgagagaagatgatgaaactgatgatgaacaaaaaaagagcTACTCCTCTGGTAGCGACAATGCTGGTGGAATAACTTTCAAGACCGATGAAGAGGATCTCAAAGCTGATCCAAGTGTTCGTGTCCAGCCTGAAAATGAAATCGACGTGGAGCAAAG ACAAAAGCTTAGACACATAGAGATTGCTTTGATAGAGTATCGAGAATCTCTTGAGGAACAAGGGATGAAAAACTCTGAggagatagaaagaaaagttgCTATCCACCGAAAGAGGCTTGAAGCTGATGGCTTATCAGGAAATC AGAGAGTATTGCCCGAGAAAAGGGAGAAGCGTGAAGATTCTAGAGATTCATCTAGAAAGAGAAACCGAAGTGAGAGCCAGAATCGAAGCCAGAGTCCACCACAGAAATCATTAACCAGAGAAAGGGTGAGAGATCATGACTTGGACAAAGACAGACACAGAGACAGAGATAGGCAACAACATGATTTGGACAAGGACCGAAAACGAAGAGCAAAGAGCTCAAGTCGCGAGAGAGACGATCATGATAGAAGCAGAGAGCGAGATAGAGATTGGCGCAGACGAGGCATGAGATGA
- a CDS encoding RNA recognition motif (RRM)-containing protein, giving the protein MVKDEFFLDHPGRKHRSRNTEKKKKPRRRERRMKQLVCIKSPWNRFKGIMLQLRLLLEVTINPNDNKLKPDSQGEKSRDGDSISKKGSRYVPSFLPPPLASKGKGPENKRDEERSKEMEKGKTRNIDHFVEELKREQEIRERRNQDRENSRDHNSDNTSSSRFDELPDYFDPSGRLGSLDDGDPQTTNLYVVNLSSKVDENFLLRTFGRFGPIASVKIMWPRTEEEKRRERHCGFVAFMNRADGEAAKEKMQGIIVYEYELKIGWGKVVFLPSQALPAPPPGHMAIRSKEGCNLIFSVTSGPPMNSVPNQNSELVLTPNVPDITVISPEDEHLKQIIDTMALNVLDGGCAFEQAIMERGRGNPLFNFLFELGSKEHTYYVWRLYSFAQGDTLQRWRTEPYIMIAGSGRWIPPPLPATRSPEHGKESRGTYAAGKSRCTEAEQTLTDSQRDEFEDMLRALTLERSQIREAMGFALDNAEAAGEVVEVLTESLTLKETSIPTKVARLMLVSDIIHNSSARVKNASAYRTKFEATLPDIMESFNDLYHSVHGRITAEALRERVLKVLQVWADWFLFSDAYINGLRATFLRSRNFGVTSFHSICGDAPDIEKKGLIGNMNDADKINQDAALAMGEGAARQELMNRPISELERRCRHNGLSLLGGREMMVARLVCLKDAEKQRGYEVVDENAKYRQGHSTWEEVNIEPKRMKTSYDKVETEEPVDLASTIPIPQPELKAFVKKEKIDLILPTSRWAREDDETDDEQKKSYSSGSDNAGGITFKTDEEDLKADPSVRVQPENEIDVEQRYDLHDELCSSALIIKEVNGELLE; this is encoded by the exons ATGGTGAAAGATGAGTTCTTTCTCGATCACCCTGGAAGAAAACACCGTTCCAGAaacacagagaagaagaagaagccaagaagaag AGAGCGGAGGATGAAACAGCTCGTCTGTATCAAGAGTCCGTGGAATCGTTTCAAGGGGATAATGCTGCAGCTAAGACTTTTGTTAGAGGTGACAATCAATCCCAATGATAATAAGCTCAAGCCTGATTCTCAAG GTGAAAAGTCCAGAGATGGGGATTCCATTTCAAAGAAGGGGAGTAG GTATGTTCCCTCCTTTCTCCCCCCACCATTGGCATCTAAGGGTAAAGGACCAGAGAATAAG AGGGATGAAGAGAGATCAAAGGAGATGGAAAAGGGAAAGACTCGAAACATAGATCATTTTGTGGAGGAGCTCAAGCGTGAAcaagaaataagagaaaggCGAAACCAGGATCGCGAGAATTCCCGTGACCATAATAGTGATAACACG TCATCTAGCCGCTTTGATGAGCTACCTGATTATTTTGATCCCAGTGGAAGGTTAGGGTCATTGGACGATGGTGACCCACAAACTACAAATCTATATGTTGTGAATCTTTCATCTAAG GTTgatgaaaattttcttctgCGGACTTTTGGAAGATTTGGGCCAATAGCTAGTGTTAAAATTATGTGGCCAAGAACAGAGGAGGAGAAAAGGCGAGAAAGGCATTGTGGCTTTGTTGCTTTCATGAATAGAGCCGACGGAGAAGctgcaaaagagaaaatgcAAG GGATCATTGTGTATGAGTATGAGCTGAAAATTGGATGGGGTAAAGTAGTTTTTCTGCCATCACAAGCACTACCAGCTCCACCTCCTGGGCATATGGCAATCCGGAGTAAGGAG GGCTgcaatttaattttttctgttaCATCGGGTCCACCAATGAATTCCgttccaaatcaaaattctgAGCTG GTTCTTACCCCAAATGTTCCGGATATCACTGTTATTTCTCCTGAGGACGAGCACCTCAAACAGATTATAGATACAATGGCCCTTAATGTACTGGACGGTGGATGCGCTTTTGAACAAGCTATTATGGAGAGGGGGCGTGGTAATCCACTTTTTAACTTCTTGTTTGAGCTGGGCTCGAAGGAGCATACCTACTATGTCTGGAGGCTCTATTCCTTTGCTCAG GGTGATACCCTTCAAAGGTGGAGAACAGAGCCGTATATCATGATAGCTGGAAGTGGAAG ATGGATTCCGCCACCGCTGCCTGCAACTAGGAGCCCAGAGCATGGAAAAGAGTCTAGAGGCACATACGCAGCAGGGAAAAGCAGG TGCACGGAAGCTGAGCAAACTCTAACCGATTCCCAAAGGGATGAATTTGAGGACATGTTGCGCGCTCTAACTTTAGAAAGGAGTCAAATCAGAGAAGCTATGGGGTTTGCTTTGGATAACGCAGAGGCAGCTGGTGAG GTTGTTGAAGTTCTGACTGAGTCGTTGACCCTGAAAGAGACATCAATTCCCACTAAAGTTGCAAGACTCATGCTTGTGTCTGACATTATTCATAATAGCAGCGCTCGGGTTAAAAATGCCTCTGCATACCGGACAAAATTCGAAGCAACATTACCTGATATAATGGAAAGCTTCAACGATCTATACCACAGCGTACATGGAAGGATTACCGCGGAGGCTCTTAGA GAACGAGTACTAAAAGTACTGCAGGTATGGGCAGACTGGTTTCTCTTCTCAGATGCATATATAAATGGGCTACGGGCCACATTTCTCCGGTCAAGAAACTTTGGTGTTACCTCGTTTCATTCTATCTGTGGTGATGCGCCTGATATAGAGAAGAAAGGTCTGATAGGCAATATGAACGATGCTGATAAGATCAATCAAGACGCTGCACTGGCAATGGGTGAAGGAGCTGCAAGGCAAGAGCTAATGAATCGACCAATTTCAGAGCTTGAAAGGCGCTGCAGACACAACGGTCTATCACTTTTAGGGGGTAGAGAGATGATGGTTGCTCGGCTGGTATGTCTGAAAGATGCAGAGAAACAACGTGGCTATGAAGTAGTAGATGAAAATGCAAAGTATCGACAGGGACATTCAACTTGGGAAGAAGTTAACATTGAGCCTAAGCGGATGAAAACCAGCTATGATAAAGTGGAAACTGAAGAGCCTGTGGATCTGGCCTCGACAATACCAATCCCACAGCCGGAGCTAAAAGCCTTTgtaaagaaggagaaaattgACCTCATTCTACCAACTTCCAGATGGGcgagagaagatgatgaaactgatgatgaacaaaaaaagagcTACTCCTCTGGTAGCGACAATGCTGGTGGAATAACTTTCAAGACCGATGAAGAGGATCTCAAAGCTGATCCAAGTGTTCGTGTCCAGCCTGAAAATGAAATCGACGTGGAGCAAAGGTATGATCTGCATGATGAACTATGTTCCTCAGCACTAATAATTAAAGAGGTAAATGGGGAACTTCTGGAGTAA
- the ER gene encoding enhancer of rudimentary protein (ENHANCER OF RUDIMENTARY HOMOLOGUE (ER); CONTAINS InterPro DOMAIN/s: Enhancer of rudimentary (InterPro:IPR000781); Has 30201 Blast hits to 17322 proteins in 780 species: Archae - 12; Bacteria - 1396; Metazoa - 17338; Fungi - 3422; Plants - 5037; Viruses - 0; Other Eukaryotes - 2996 (source: NCBI BLink).), translated as MANHNSSRHTIILLQNSPSRATRTFMDYDSIGQAMDGICGLYERKLKEINPSLRNISYDIADLYNFIDGLADLSALVYDHSISAYLPYDRQWIKQKAFHHLKRIANGGR; from the exons ATG GCTAATCACAACAGTAGTAGGCACACAATCATCTTGTTGCAGAATTCTCCGAGCAGAGCTACGAGGACTTTCATGGACTATGACTCTATAGGCCAAGCTATGGATG GTATTTGCGGCTTATATGAAAGGAAGTTGAAGGAAATTAACCCTTCTCTCAGAAATATTAGCTATGACATTGCTGACCTTTACAATTTTATTGATGGTCTTGCTGACTTGAGCGCTTTGGT CTATGACCACTCGATAAGTGCATATCTGCCATATGACAGGCAATGGATTAAGCAGAAGGCATTTCACCATCTGAAGAGAATTGCCAATGGAggcagatga
- a CDS encoding Major facilitator superfamily protein (Major facilitator superfamily protein; CONTAINS InterPro DOMAIN/s: Major facilitator superfamily, general substrate transporter (InterPro:IPR016196), Biopterin transport-related protein BT1 (InterPro:IPR004324); BEST Arabidopsis thaliana protein match is: Major facilitator superfamily protein (TAIR:AT1G79710.1); Has 1807 Blast hits to 1807 proteins in 277 species: Archae - 0; Bacteria - 0; Metazoa - 736; Fungi - 347; Plants - 385; Viruses - 0; Other Eukaryotes - 339 (source: NCBI BLink).): protein METLETEKFFSDDKPLLKPISDHSEIKTKARRNAVVSVLIQPFQWLQMLSSRLNLSFVLGVVLVYGVNQGFSGSIFKVVTDYYWKDVQQVQPSVVQLYMGLYYIPWVMRPIWGLFTDVFPIKGYKRKPYFVVSGVLGLVSAIAIVVLGKLPAALALSCLLGVSAAMAIADVVIDACIATNSINIRSLAPDIQSLCMVCSSAGALVGYATSGVFVHQLGPQGALGVLAFSPATIVILGFFIYEKRSSTVPTQKTKKDTDGLGVAVKGMCKTVKYPEVWKPSLYMFISLALNISTHEGHFYWYTDPTAGPAFSQEFVGIIYAVGALASMFGVLIYHKKLKGYSFRNILFFAQLLYVFSGMLDLVFIKRWNLTLGIPDSLFVITEESFTKMISKIRWIPMVVLSTRLCPLGIEGTFFAFLMCIDSFGQLASKWGGGFVLHAFGVTRHDFGNLWLVILIRNILRLVTVCFVFLVPDSDHLDDLVPSDVLPKKQSEDDDDDDIKLLLL, encoded by the exons ATGGAAACACTAGAAACTGAGAAATTCTTCTCAGACGATAAACCTCTCCTAAAACCAATTTCAGATCATTCTGAGATCAAGacaaaagcaagaagaaacgcTGTCGTCTCAGTTCTAATTCAGCCCTTCCAATGGTTACAAATGCTGAGTTCTAGGCTAAACCTGAGCTTCGTGCTAGGTGTGGTCCTTGTGTACGGTGTAAACCAAGGGTTCTCTGGTTCGATATTCAAAGTCGTCACAGACTATTACTGGAAAGATGTCCAGCAAGTGCAGCCATCGGTTGTGCAGCTTTACATGGGGTTATATTACATTCCATGGGTCATGAGACCCATTTGGGGTCTCTTCACCGATGTGTTCCCTATCAAAGGTTACAAAAGAAAGCCGTATTTTGTAGTTTCTGGTGTTCTTGGTTTGGTATCTGCGATTGCTATTGTTGTTCTTGGTAAGTTGCCCGCTGCTTTGGCTTTGAGCTGCCTCTTAGGTGTCTCTGCAGCTATGGCCATTGCAGATGTGGTGATTGATGCGTGTATAGCAACAAACAGCATCAATATCCGATCTTTGGCTCCTGATATACAGAGCCTTTGTATGGTTTGTTCATCTGCTGGCGCTTTGGTTGGATACGCAACTAGTGGAGTCTTCGTTCACCAGCTTGGACCTCAG GGAGCATTAGGGGTATTAGCATTTTCGCCTGCAACTATCGTCATACTTGGGTTTTTCATCTACGAGAAAAGATCTTCTACTGTTCCTACACAAAAGACCAAAAAG GACACAGATGGCTTAGGAGTAGCGGTGAAGGGAATGTGCAAAACAGTAAAGTACCCTGAAGTGTGGAAGCCATCTCTTTACATGTTCATATCCTTAGCTCTCAACATCAGCACTCATGAAGGCCACTTCTACTGGTACACTGATCCTACAGCTGGGCCCGCCTTTTCCCAG GAGTTTGTGGGAATAATCTATGCAGTCGGGGCATTGGCATCTATGTTTGGAGTTCTCATATATCACAAGAAGCTCAAAGGCTATTCCTTTAGGAACATACTCTTCTTTGCACAACTTCTATACGTCTTCTCAGGAATGCTTGATCTAGTCTTCATCAAACGCTGGAACTTAACTCTCGGGATACCAGATTCCTTGTTTGTGATAACCGAAGAATCTTTCACGAAGATGATAAGTAAGATCAGGTGGATCCCCATGGTGGTTCTCAGTACAAGGCTTTGTCCTCTGGGAATCGAAGGCACCTTCTTTGCTTTCCTCATGTGCATTGATAGTTTTGGACAGCTTGCTTCTAAATGGGGTGGAGGGTTTGTTCTTCACGCTTTTGGTGTCACGAGACACGATTTCGGAAATCTCTGGCTCGTGATTCTGATAAGGAATATTTTGAGACTCGTCACTGTGTGTTTCGTTTTCCTCGTTCCAGATTCCGATCATTTGGATGATCTTGTACCTTCTGATGTGTTGCCAAAGAAACaatcagaagatgatgatgatgacgacatTAAACTTTTGCTTCTGTAA
- a CDS encoding S-adenosyl-L-methionine-dependent methyltransferases superfamily protein (S-adenosyl-L-methionine-dependent methyltransferases superfamily protein; FUNCTIONS IN: methyltransferase activity; INVOLVED IN: metabolic process; LOCATED IN: cellular_component unknown; EXPRESSED IN: 11 plant structures; EXPRESSED DURING: 6 growth stages; CONTAINS InterPro DOMAIN/s: Methyltransferase type 11 (InterPro:IPR013216); BEST Arabidopsis thaliana protein match is: S-adenosyl-L-methionine-dependent methyltransferases superfamily protein (TAIR:AT4G22530.1); Has 1807 Blast hits to 1807 proteins in 277 species: Archae - 0; Bacteria - 0; Metazoa - 736; Fungi - 347; Plants - 385; Viruses - 0; Other Eukaryotes - 339 (source: NCBI BLink).): protein MAGLFDKQADLYLDARPNYPSEWFSKLADLTDHHGLAWDAATGNGQAALAVAEHYESVVATDVSESQLKLATPHPKINYRHTPTSMTDDELVELIGGENSVDLITVAQGVHWFDLPRFYSVATRLLRKPGGIIAVWGYNDVIVSPEFDAVQYRLHATTLPFWKYPYIQHIFDSYEALPFPFENVGMGSEGEPLKLEMPKTTSFEGIIRMFKSWSAIVTAREKGVELLPESLVRELETAWGGSDLVRSVVYKAFMIAGKVRV, encoded by the exons atggCAGGATTGTTTGATAAACAAGCCGATCTATACCTTGACGCCAGACCTAATTACCCCTCTGAGTGGTTCTCGAAGCTCGCTGATCTCACCGATCACCACGGTTTAGCCTGGGATGCTGCCACCGGAAATGGCCAAGCAGCTCTCGCC GTTGCAGAGCATTACGAGAGTGTCGTAGCAACGGACGTGAGTGAATCGCAGCTGAAGCTAGCAACGCCACATCCGAAAATCAATTATCGCCATACGCCGACGTCAATGACCGACGACGAGCTAGTGGAATTAATCGGAGGAGAAAACTCAGTGGATCTAATCACGGTCGCCCAAGGCGTACACTGGTTCGATCTCCCTAGGTTCTACTCAGTGGCCACACGACTCCTCCGTAAACCAGGCGGAATCATCGCTGTCTGGGGATACAACGACGTCATAGTGAGTCCAGAGTTCGACGCCGTCCAGTATCGGCTCCACGCCACAACGCTGCCGTTTTGGAAGTATCCGTACATTCAGCACATCTTCGATTCGTACGAAGCATTGCCGTTTCCTTTCGAAAATGTTGGGATGGGATCAGAAGGGGAGCCATTAAAGCTGGAGATGcctaaaacgacgtcgtttgaaGGGATCATAAGGATGTTTAAATCATGGTCGGCCATCGTCACGGCGAGAGAGAAAGGCGTCGAGTTGTTACCGGAGAGTTTGGTGAGAGAGCTTGAAACCGCTTGGGGAGGTTCTGATCTGGTTCGTTCCGTCGTTTACAAAGCTTTTATGATTGCAGGAAAAGTTAGAGTTTGA
- the EMP1 gene encoding Endomembrane protein 70 protein family (Endomembrane protein 70 protein family; LOCATED IN: integral to membrane, Golgi apparatus, plasma membrane, plant-type cell wall; EXPRESSED IN: 23 plant structures; EXPRESSED DURING: 13 growth stages; CONTAINS InterPro DOMAIN/s: Nonaspanin (TM9SF) (InterPro:IPR004240); BEST Arabidopsis thaliana protein match is: Endomembrane protein 70 protein family (TAIR:AT5G25100.1); Has 1652 Blast hits to 1622 proteins in 358 species: Archae - 0; Bacteria - 81; Metazoa - 616; Fungi - 232; Plants - 453; Viruses - 0; Other Eukaryotes - 270 (source: NCBI BLink).), with protein sequence MAMEFLRSSRRILESSGCAIALIFLLFIHGAHSFYLPGVAPQDFEKGDELKVKVNKLTSIKTQLPYSYYSLPFCRPSKIVDSTENLGEVLRGDRIENAPYSFKMREAQMCNILGRVTLDAKTAKAFKEKIDDEYRVNMILDNLPLVVPIERVDQGSPSVVYQLGYHVGLKGQYEGSKEQKFFMHNHLAFTVRYHRDIQTDAARIVGFEVKPYSVKHEYEGEWSEKTRLTTCDPHTKRLVVSSATPQEVEQKKEIIFTYDVDFQESEVKWASRWDTYLLMSDNQIHWFSIVNSLMIVLFLSGMVAMIMLRTLYRDISRYNELETQEEAQEETGWKLVHGDVFRLPTNSDLLCVYVGTGVQCLGMVFVTMIFAMLGFLSPSNRGGLMTAMLLLWVFMGLFAGYASSRLYKMFKGTEWKRIAFRTAFLFPAVVSAIFFVLNALIWGQKSSGAVPFGTMFALIFLWFGISVPLVFVGGYIGFKKPAADDPVKTNKIPRQIPEQAWYMNPVFSILIGGILPFGAVFIELFFILTSIWLNQFYYIFGFLFLVFVILIVTCAEITVVLCYFQLCSEDYLWWWRSYLTSGSSALYLFLYATFYFFTKLQITKLVSAMLYFGYMLIASYAFFVLTGTIGFYACLWFTRLIYSSVKID encoded by the exons ATGGCTATGGAGTTTCTGAGGAGCAGTAGAAGAATATTGGAATCTTCTGGATGCGCGATCGCTTTGATTTTTCTGCTCTTCATCCATGGAGCTCACTCATTCTATCTCCCAGGTGTTGCTCCTCAGGATTTCGAGAAG GGTGATGAGCTGAAGGTGAAAGTGAATAAATTAACTTCCATAAAGACTCAGCTTCCATACTCGTATTACTCCCTTCCTTTTTGTCGCCCTAGCAAGATTGTGGACAGTACTGAGAATCTTGGAGAAGTGCTTCGGGGTGACCGGATTGAGAATGCCCCATACTCG TTTAAAATGCGGGAGGCACAAATGTGCAATATTCTCGGCCGGGTCACTCTTGATGCCAAGACAGCTAAAGCGTTTAAAGAAAAGATCGATGATGAGTACCGGGTCAACAT GATCCTCGACAACCTTCCTCTGGTTGTTCCAATTGAAAGAGTCGACCAGGGTTCTCCCTCTGTTGTTTATCAGCTTGGTTATCATGTTGGTCTTAAAGGCCAGTACGAGGGG AGCAAAGAGCAGAAGTTCTTTATGCACAATCACTTGGCATTTACAGTCCGCTATCACAGAGATATCCAAACTGATGCTGCAAGAATCGTGGGATTTGAGGTTAAACCTTACAG TGTGAAGCATGAGTATGAGGGAGAGTGGAGTGAGAAGACCCGTCTGACGACTTGTGATCCTCACACGAAACGCCTGGTCGTTAGCTCGGCTACCCCTCAAGAAGTTGAACAAAAGAAGGAGATTATCTTCACATATGACGTCGATTTCCAG GAAAGTGAAGTGAAGTGGGCATCTAGATGGGATACTTATCTTCTGATGAGTGATAACCAAATCCACTGGTTCTCTATCGTCAATTCTCTGATGATCGTCCTATTCCTATCTGGTATGGTGGCAATGATAATGCTGAGGACCCTTTACCGTGACATTTCACGATACAACGAGCTCGAGActcaagaagaagctcaagaagaGACAGGATGGAAGCTTGTCCATGGTGATGTTTTCAGACTTCCTACCAATTCTGATCTGCTCTGCGTCTATGTTGGAACAGGGGTCCAGTGTCTAGGCATGGTATTTGTCACAATGATCTTCGCCATGCTCGGATTTCTCTCCCCTTCCAATCGGGGTGGTCTGATGACTGCAATGCTCTTGCTCTGGGTCTTCATGGGACTCTTTGCTGGTTACGCCTCTTCACGTCTCTACAAAATGTTCAAAGGAACAGAGTGGAAGAGAATCGCTTTCAGAACAGCCTTCTTGTTTCCTGCAGTTGTGTCAGCAATCTTCTTTGTCCTAAACGCTCTCATCTGGGGACAGAAGTCATCTGGGGCTGTCCCCTTTGGAACAATGTTCGCCTTGATCTTCCTCTGGTTTGGCATCTCAGTTCCTCTCGTCTTTGTTGGGGGTTACATTGGGTTCAAGAAGCCAGCGGCTGATGACCCAGtgaaaaccaacaaaatccCGAGGCAAATCCCAGAGCAAGCTTGGTACATGAACCCGGTTTTCTCAATCCTCATTGGAGGAATCTTACCGTTTGGTGCAGTCTTCATCgagctcttcttcatcctcacATCCATCTGGCTCAACCAGTTCTACTACATCTTTGGGTTCCTCTTCCTCGTCTTTGTAATCCTCATTGTGACTTGCGCCGAGATAACCGTAGTACTCTGCTACTTCCAGCTTTGCAGTGAGGACTACCTTTGGTGGTGGAGATCATACCTCACATCAGGCTCATCAGCTCTCTACCTCTTCCTCTATGCCACGTTCTACTTCTTCACAAAGCTTCAGATCACCAAACTGGTCTCTGCGATGCTTTACTTTGGGTACATGCTCATCGCCTCCTACGCATTTTTTGTGCTCACAGGAACAATAGGGTTCTATGCTTGTCTCTGGTTCACAAGGCTCATCTATTCCTCTGTTAAGATCGATTAG